A window of Blastocatellia bacterium contains these coding sequences:
- a CDS encoding ABC transporter permease: MHFWEAVRMAAGSLKAHKLRTFLTLIGIIIGVVAVVAVMSIIEGATIYVATKVEDLGSNTFVIDKFGIITDFKSYLEAVKRNKDIDLADMQAIKEGVSKAEDVGAMVYSGAEVKYNNLFLKGVGLMGATSNMAYIDTKQVDIGRYISPIDEEHRRNVCFIGSDIAKKLYANLDPLGKELKINGLPFQVVGVAKEIGSAFGQPQDIYVIIPISTFQKIYGTRQSIHIHVRAFANIPLEQAQDQARQILRTRHHLKFNDPDDFGMRSADAFRDLFTQLTGVLASVAVGIAAISLVVGGIVIMNIMLVSVTERTREIGVRKSLGARRRDILWQFLVESVLMSAAGGLLGLGVAYALTKLIPLIVPLPMSMPISAVVMAISMSTAVGVIFGIYPAWQAAKLSPIVALRQE; encoded by the coding sequence ATGCACTTTTGGGAAGCAGTGCGAATGGCTGCTGGTTCGTTAAAAGCACATAAACTACGTACTTTCTTAACATTAATTGGAATTATTATCGGAGTTGTAGCAGTTGTAGCAGTAATGTCTATTATTGAAGGTGCTACTATCTATGTTGCAACCAAGGTAGAAGACTTAGGGTCAAATACTTTTGTCATTGATAAATTTGGTATAATCACAGATTTCAAGTCTTACCTAGAAGCTGTAAAACGTAATAAAGACATTGATTTAGCCGATATGCAGGCAATAAAAGAAGGTGTTAGTAAGGCTGAAGATGTTGGAGCTATGGTCTATAGCGGTGCAGAAGTCAAGTATAATAACTTATTTCTTAAAGGTGTTGGGTTAATGGGTGCAACTTCTAATATGGCTTATATTGACACTAAGCAAGTAGATATAGGACGTTATATTAGTCCCATTGATGAAGAACATCGCCGAAATGTTTGTTTTATTGGTTCAGATATTGCAAAAAAGCTTTATGCTAATTTAGATCCTTTAGGTAAAGAATTAAAAATCAATGGTTTACCTTTTCAAGTTGTTGGCGTAGCAAAAGAAATAGGTTCTGCTTTTGGGCAACCACAAGATATTTACGTAATTATCCCTATTTCTACATTTCAGAAAATCTATGGTACACGTCAATCTATCCATATTCACGTCCGCGCCTTTGCCAATATACCGTTAGAACAGGCTCAAGACCAGGCACGTCAAATTTTAAGAACACGTCACCATCTTAAATTTAACGATCCAGATGATTTTGGTATGCGTTCAGCAGACGCTTTTCGGGATCTTTTTACTCAACTTACAGGCGTGCTAGCTAGCGTTGCTGTAGGTATTGCTGCAATCTCTCTAGTTGTTGGTGGAATTGTAATTATGAATATTATGTTAGTGTCTGTTACTGAGCGTACAAGAGAAATAGGAGTAAGAAAATCCCTTGGAGCAAGACGACGTGATATTTTATGGCAGTTCTTAGTTGAATCAGTGCTAATGTCTGCGGCTGGTGGGTTATTGGGGCTTGGTGTAGCCTATGCGTTAACAAAATTAATTCCTTTAATCGTCCCTTTACCTATGTCTATGCCTATTTCCGCTGTAGTAATGGCAATTTCTATGTCAACCGCAGTAGGAGTAATTTTTGGAATTTACCCGGCTTGGCAAGCTGCAAAACTTAGCCCAATTGTTGCTTTAAGACAAGAATAA
- a CDS encoding DUF4388 domain-containing protein has protein sequence MSDAFSGNLSQFKLIDVLRLLHASNRTGLLELTHDDGHFGEIYFVSGQATHALYEEYIGEEAIYALFSWVEGTFRFRTGEMTDEQTTMLTTEEILVESVTYAADWESVRRVIPSSNTLFQLSSRPTKEFSLRSEDWAVLREVDGEKSITEIAGATQLSELQASRILVRLFDLGLIETAGEALSQGSSVETVDESILGQVEKDLTLAIGPMAPIVIDDCAEMMGYSRSSLPRDMVPSFIERLAEEIPDSDRRVRFQEGMLEIMKQLF, from the coding sequence ATGTCAGATGCTTTTTCTGGAAATTTATCTCAATTTAAGTTAATCGATGTTTTGCGTCTTTTACATGCTAGTAATCGTACCGGCTTATTAGAGCTTACACATGATGATGGGCATTTTGGAGAAATTTATTTTGTTAGTGGACAAGCTACACATGCCCTTTATGAAGAATATATTGGTGAAGAAGCCATTTATGCACTATTTTCTTGGGTAGAAGGAACATTTCGGTTTCGTACTGGAGAAATGACAGATGAACAAACCACTATGTTAACTACCGAAGAAATTTTAGTTGAAAGTGTTACTTATGCAGCAGATTGGGAAAGTGTGCGTAGGGTAATACCTTCAAGTAATACACTTTTTCAACTTTCTTCACGTCCAACAAAAGAATTTTCCTTACGTTCTGAAGATTGGGCGGTACTACGTGAAGTAGATGGAGAAAAAAGTATTACGGAAATTGCTGGTGCGACACAATTAAGCGAACTGCAAGCTTCTCGAATTTTAGTGCGTTTATTTGATTTAGGCTTAATCGAGACTGCTGGAGAAGCTCTTTCACAAGGTTCATCTGTGGAAACTGTAGATGAGTCTATTTTAGGGCAAGTAGAAAAAGATTTAACCCTTGCCATCGGGCCAATGGCACCTATTGTTATTGATGATTGTGCGGAAATGATGGGATATAGCCGCAGTAGTTTACCTCGTGATATGGTACCATCATTTATAGAAAGATTAGCAGAGGAAATTCCTGATAGCGATCGCCGAGTGCGATTTCAAGAAGGTATGTTAGAAATAATGAAGCAACTCTTCTAG
- a CDS encoding Uma2 family endonuclease, which translates to MSRQANRKNIATEVIYPDSDGKPMADNTKQFDWIVTFKENLDYLIPDFVAGDLLWYPVQGNPKVRQAPDIMVAFGRPKGHRGSYMQWKEDGIAPQVVFEIMSPGNTRLEMERKLAFYDRYGVEEYYVYDPDDETLVGYLRENNRLELIREISGWISPRLNIRFEPNPLGLRVFYPDGREFLAWQVVARRADLAIRQVEQERQRADLASRQVEQERQQTEIEKQRAEIEKQRAEIEKQRAEIEKQRAEKLAEKFRA; encoded by the coding sequence ATGTCAAGACAAGCAAATAGAAAAAATATAGCAACAGAAGTAATTTATCCTGATAGTGATGGTAAACCTATGGCAGATAACACTAAGCAATTTGACTGGATTGTAACTTTTAAGGAAAACTTAGATTATTTAATCCCTGATTTTGTAGCAGGTGATTTACTTTGGTATCCAGTACAGGGTAATCCAAAAGTGCGTCAAGCTCCTGATATAATGGTAGCGTTTGGTCGTCCAAAAGGTCATCGCGGCTCTTATATGCAGTGGAAAGAAGATGGAATTGCTCCTCAAGTTGTTTTTGAAATAATGTCTCCAGGTAATACAAGGCTAGAAATGGAAAGGAAATTAGCCTTTTATGATCGCTATGGAGTAGAAGAATACTATGTTTATGATCCTGATGATGAAACACTAGTAGGGTATTTACGAGAAAATAACAGACTTGAGTTAATTAGAGAAATTTCCGGTTGGATTAGCCCTCGCTTAAATATTAGATTTGAACCTAACCCGTTAGGTTTAAGGGTTTTTTATCCTGATGGACGGGAATTTCTAGCCTGGCAAGTTGTAGCAAGACGAGCCGACCTTGCAATTAGACAAGTTGAACAGGAAAGGCAACGCGCCGACCTTGCAAGCAGACAAGTTGAACAGGAAAGACAGCAAACAGAAATAGAAAAACAACGTGCTGAAATAGAAAAACAACGTGCTGAAATAGAAAAACAACGTGCTGAAATAGAAAAACAACGTGCTGAAAAGCTAGCTGAAAAGTTCCGCGCATGA
- a CDS encoding HAMP domain-containing protein, which produces MKLMIKQKLMIFSALLVFIPLLFSALIIVYIVKSNIDDQSAQSMEKDARVAEQLYKNRELLIIQVVQNAAIVSGGLLELAQAPASEPSGATKKVQGEGLKKLNDSLAVAQQARNIDFIVVTDTKGNIIARQPEGEVTGSVGDNPLIVAVQNSVIANRTNAQSSSIKESGEKIKLLGGEKLAQQAEIKAEGRIISEGLVIEAAAPVINVSGKAVGIVLAGVLVNNAPQDRAIIEDIKNKLYPSLRNDSGASVTLNDVIVSTNMPIQQNGAIGKRTTIAVSDVPKASSETFNNEAYKSAYVPIKDISNQVIGRIGVQVKQSWFNAVLNKVLLIIVLIVLVFILGAIGFAIYAAQKLTQPIMELTEASNNISLGKLDESIQIKSDDEIGQLAEALERMRISLKQALDRLRTRRAAQQ; this is translated from the coding sequence ATGAAATTAATGATTAAACAAAAATTGATGATCTTTTCCGCACTACTAGTATTTATCCCTTTGCTCTTTTCTGCACTAATCATTGTTTACATTGTTAAAAGCAATATTGACGATCAATCAGCGCAATCAATGGAAAAAGATGCTCGTGTTGCTGAACAGCTTTATAAAAACCGGGAATTACTAATTATTCAAGTTGTGCAAAATGCTGCTATTGTTTCTGGCGGATTGCTTGAACTAGCACAAGCACCAGCAAGTGAGCCTAGTGGGGCAACAAAGAAAGTTCAAGGAGAAGGTCTTAAAAAGTTAAATGATTCTCTAGCTGTTGCCCAACAAGCTCGAAATATTGATTTTATTGTAGTTACAGACACAAAAGGCAATATAATTGCACGTCAACCAGAAGGCGAAGTTACAGGTTCAGTAGGAGATAATCCATTAATAGTTGCAGTACAAAACTCTGTTATTGCTAACCGTACAAATGCTCAATCTAGTTCAATTAAAGAGTCTGGGGAAAAAATAAAATTATTAGGTGGAGAGAAATTAGCTCAACAAGCAGAAATAAAAGCTGAAGGCCGTATAATTTCAGAAGGCTTAGTAATTGAAGCTGCTGCACCAGTTATTAATGTTAGTGGTAAAGCTGTAGGAATAGTTTTGGCAGGCGTACTAGTTAACAACGCCCCTCAAGATAGAGCTATTATTGAAGATATTAAAAATAAGTTATACCCATCACTACGTAATGATTCTGGAGCCTCTGTTACATTAAATGATGTAATAGTTTCAACAAATATGCCTATTCAACAAAATGGTGCTATAGGTAAACGTACAACTATTGCTGTAAGTGATGTACCAAAAGCAAGTTCAGAAACTTTTAATAATGAGGCTTATAAAAGTGCTTATGTACCAATAAAAGATATTAGTAATCAAGTAATTGGTAGAATTGGAGTTCAAGTTAAACAAAGTTGGTTTAATGCAGTCTTAAATAAAGTTTTGCTGATAATTGTATTGATTGTTTTAGTCTTTATTTTAGGTGCCATTGGATTTGCTATTTATGCAGCACAAAAACTTACTCAACCAATAATGGAACTAACTGAAGCTTCTAATAATATTAGCTTAGGAAAATTAGATGAAAGTATTCAAATTAAGAGTGATGATGAGATAGGGCAATTAGCAGAAGCTTTAGAACGTATGAGAATTAGCTTAAAACAAGCTTTAGACAGATTGCGCACACGTCGCGCCGCACAACAATAA
- a CDS encoding tetratricopeptide repeat protein, with translation MSSQDSRRGKGFPFLGLSDIQADSYLDESVNAPTSKLDNIPLRLSEYLAGKDTEIEDLPLLEENDVSVNTSYQVQNMVLEEIQELEQIEEMSVTITDSDKSINLELEELPEFIEQAELITSSEQQTNLQNLQLEELPLIEQPQNSIIEEIPQIQESFLNTEALQAVFEKETVKTFDIKEKLEISLPNNVTNLEDESQQAPVFEVTFDPNSSTGRFEKDSLLKEQLESADFYIEQGFLDVAFNTLERLEVLFPNHPLISERLEKMASLEIAHTNSGIPIPKINQISTTKETLPPPNQDVMNENMFRVPNTAELPGLADLSTDEETEMDFNSLVSNNTSDITLVNNVNDDKQKEVATISNIMFEDIPAELYQTITDEIETGADNMLDQIDDAAAEIAAVQNGLKSLIEEDDKAALDEDLEEEFSSRFNVGQAYLDIELYDDAVEEFQAAYRTIQDLGAHPRTFHCCMLLGRCFRLKEMPRPALIWLRKALDTKKYQPNEHVELLYEIANVHEELGEQKKALTVYQEIAKFSPNYQDVAEKIAKLYS, from the coding sequence ATGAGTAGTCAAGATTCTCGTAGAGGTAAAGGATTTCCTTTTTTAGGGTTAAGCGATATTCAAGCTGACTCTTATCTAGATGAATCTGTAAATGCTCCTACTAGTAAACTAGATAATATCCCTCTAAGACTTTCTGAATATTTAGCTGGTAAAGATACAGAAATAGAGGACTTACCTTTGTTAGAGGAAAATGACGTAAGTGTTAATACGTCTTACCAAGTTCAAAACATGGTGTTAGAAGAAATCCAAGAATTAGAACAAATAGAAGAAATGTCGGTTACAATTACAGATTCTGACAAATCCATAAACTTAGAACTAGAAGAGCTTCCAGAATTTATAGAACAAGCTGAACTTATAACTAGTAGTGAACAACAAACTAACCTCCAAAATTTACAACTAGAAGAATTGCCTTTAATTGAACAACCTCAAAACTCTATAATTGAAGAGATTCCTCAAATTCAAGAAAGTTTCTTAAATACAGAGGCATTGCAAGCAGTCTTTGAAAAAGAAACTGTAAAGACTTTTGATATAAAAGAAAAATTAGAAATTTCTCTACCAAATAATGTAACCAATCTTGAGGATGAATCACAACAAGCACCAGTTTTTGAAGTAACATTTGACCCTAACTCTTCAACAGGTAGATTTGAAAAAGATAGTTTGTTAAAAGAACAATTAGAGAGTGCTGATTTTTACATTGAACAAGGTTTTTTAGATGTTGCTTTTAATACTTTAGAAAGATTAGAAGTCCTTTTTCCTAATCATCCACTTATTTCAGAACGCTTGGAAAAAATGGCAAGTCTTGAAATAGCTCATACTAATTCTGGTATTCCAATACCTAAAATTAATCAAATTTCTACCACCAAAGAAACTTTGCCGCCTCCTAATCAAGATGTAATGAATGAAAATATGTTCCGTGTTCCTAATACAGCAGAATTACCAGGTTTAGCAGACCTAAGCACAGATGAAGAAACCGAAATGGATTTTAATAGTCTGGTATCAAATAATACGTCAGATATTACACTTGTTAATAATGTAAATGATGACAAGCAGAAAGAGGTTGCTACTATTTCAAATATTATGTTTGAAGACATACCAGCAGAACTTTATCAAACTATTACAGATGAAATTGAAACTGGGGCGGATAATATGCTAGATCAAATAGATGATGCTGCCGCCGAAATAGCAGCGGTACAAAATGGGCTAAAATCGCTAATTGAAGAAGATGATAAAGCTGCTTTAGACGAAGATTTAGAAGAAGAATTTTCAAGCCGTTTTAATGTTGGACAAGCTTATTTAGATATAGAGCTTTATGATGATGCAGTTGAAGAATTTCAAGCTGCTTATCGAACTATTCAAGATTTAGGAGCGCATCCTAGAACTTTTCACTGTTGTATGTTACTAGGGCGTTGTTTTAGATTAAAAGAAATGCCTCGTCCCGCCTTAATTTGGTTACGTAAAGCCTTGGATACTAAAAAATACCAACCCAATGAACATGTAGAATTACTCTATGAAATAGCCAATGTTCATGAAGAATTAGGAGAGCAGAAAAAAGCTCTAACCGTTTATCAGGAAATAGCTAAATTTTCTCCAAATTACCAAGATGTAGCAGAAAAAATAGCTAAGCTTTACTCATAG
- a CDS encoding ABC transporter permease → MRSFEFIEILKLAISTLLSHKFRSALTILGIIVGTTTVIAVSSILTGMNKRVAEIIEEFGTNTVYVARFKFGPQFGDRSEEERKRKPLNKEDGRAIQQLPSVYAASASIIPKGLPPVVKYRSQQVQQSNVRGVWSTYLESRGYLLKEGRFFTEAEDNRRAQVCIIGDTVTTALFPNIDPLDKEIEIGGNKFRVIGVMEKTKSSFGEDRFEDSLVLIPYNVFWVYYPSLEDHVVSARSKEGQFEKMKDEITELMRRRRKVPINAPDNFEINTSTSIIEQFQSITAVMALIVGPISAFGLLVGGVGVMNIMLVSVTERTREIGIRRAIGARRRNIIIQFLVEAMMLTGLGGVMGIILGQFVSIIINIILPNLPSYVPLYAMVLGFSLSVVIGLVFGLWPAIKAAYIDPVEALRYE, encoded by the coding sequence ATGAGAAGCTTTGAATTTATTGAAATCCTTAAATTAGCTATTTCTACTCTACTTAGTCATAAATTCCGCTCTGCATTAACAATTCTAGGAATAATTGTTGGTACAACTACAGTTATTGCTGTTTCTTCCATTTTAACTGGTATGAATAAACGAGTTGCAGAAATTATTGAAGAATTTGGGACTAATACAGTTTATGTTGCCCGTTTTAAGTTTGGCCCGCAATTTGGGGATCGTTCAGAAGAAGAACGTAAAAGAAAACCCTTAAATAAAGAAGATGGCCGCGCAATTCAACAGTTGCCAAGTGTTTATGCTGCTTCTGCATCTATAATTCCAAAAGGACTGCCTCCAGTAGTAAAATATCGCTCTCAACAAGTGCAGCAATCTAATGTTCGAGGTGTTTGGTCAACTTATTTAGAATCAAGGGGGTACCTCTTAAAAGAAGGGCGCTTTTTTACTGAAGCAGAGGACAACCGCCGCGCCCAAGTTTGTATAATTGGAGATACTGTTACTACTGCGTTATTTCCTAATATTGATCCTTTAGATAAAGAAATAGAAATTGGCGGCAATAAATTTCGAGTAATTGGAGTAATGGAAAAAACTAAAAGTAGTTTTGGTGAGGATCGTTTTGAAGATAGCCTTGTGTTAATTCCTTATAATGTATTTTGGGTTTATTATCCAAGCCTAGAAGACCATGTAGTTTCGGCTCGTTCTAAAGAAGGGCAATTTGAAAAAATGAAGGATGAAATTACAGAACTTATGCGCCGCCGCCGCAAAGTCCCAATAAATGCCCCAGATAATTTTGAAATTAATACCTCAACTTCAATCATTGAGCAATTCCAATCAATTACAGCAGTTATGGCATTAATTGTTGGGCCAATTTCGGCTTTTGGTTTACTTGTAGGTGGTGTAGGTGTAATGAATATTATGTTAGTGTCTGTCACCGAGCGAACGCGCGAAATAGGCATCCGTCGTGCAATTGGCGCACGTCGGCGCAATATAATTATTCAATTTTTAGTAGAAGCTATGATGCTAACTGGTTTAGGTGGTGTTATGGGGATTATTTTAGGGCAGTTTGTTAGCATTATTATTAATATTATCTTGCCTAATCTGCCGTCTTATGTCCCACTTTATGCAATGGTGTTAGGGTTTTCTTTGTCTGTTGTGATAGGTTTGGTTTTTGGTCTTTGGCCTGCAATAAAGGCAGCCTATATTGACCCAGTAGAAGCTTTACGCTATGAGTAA
- a CDS encoding DUF4388 domain-containing protein, whose translation MHIPKGKPVHENLKTSYVNTTALLADLQIISFTGYLQVLFSYGKGYIFLADGKILNAIDISLDRTRQGEEAIDATLLRASSPDGKISVYSHSEKIVQAIAERIDGEVVYQALSSDFTDLRKLVEKLKPQIESQFYIEIEFSQNVAGIIYIIDNTIDAVLSLENELIEGEASYERMLNLLTEQSALFNVYRCKKILFLGQAAANVVSFPDITHTADLSIVTAQTEIVEENDSSLVEVEEVANALPPNEQVESVSNDENLSDEALNINNLSKDKETNNYQKLIDIMTEIIQIVEKVSVLVSREANFAVAFRAGLLKVTEQYPVFDPFAEDFSYQNGKIRLATEIPVESLIKGLAKALKYTLDEMVAVSPNTQLRERIAGALLRLEQLKQEEFENLGISPALAEIITID comes from the coding sequence ATGCACATTCCTAAAGGAAAGCCAGTCCATGAAAACCTCAAAACTTCTTATGTAAATACTACTGCTTTGCTGGCAGACCTGCAAATTATTAGTTTTACAGGTTATTTACAAGTGCTTTTTTCTTATGGAAAAGGATATATCTTTTTAGCTGATGGAAAAATTCTAAATGCAATTGATATAAGCCTTGACCGAACTCGACAAGGAGAGGAAGCTATAGATGCTACTTTACTAAGAGCCTCTTCCCCAGATGGAAAAATATCTGTTTACTCTCATTCAGAAAAAATAGTCCAAGCTATTGCAGAACGTATTGATGGAGAAGTGGTTTATCAAGCTTTATCAAGCGATTTTACAGACCTAAGAAAATTAGTAGAAAAACTTAAGCCACAAATAGAGTCACAATTTTATATTGAAATAGAATTTAGCCAAAATGTAGCAGGAATAATCTATATAATTGATAATACAATAGATGCAGTGCTATCCTTAGAAAATGAGTTGATAGAAGGCGAAGCATCTTATGAACGGATGCTAAATTTATTAACAGAACAATCGGCTCTCTTTAATGTTTATCGTTGTAAAAAAATACTCTTTCTTGGTCAAGCGGCTGCTAATGTAGTTTCTTTTCCTGATATAACACATACAGCAGATCTATCCATTGTAACTGCTCAAACAGAAATTGTTGAAGAAAATGATTCATCTCTTGTTGAAGTTGAAGAAGTAGCAAATGCTTTACCACCTAATGAGCAAGTAGAATCTGTTAGCAATGATGAGAATCTCAGCGATGAAGCACTTAATATAAATAACTTAAGCAAGGATAAAGAGACAAATAATTATCAAAAGCTAATTGATATAATGACAGAAATTATTCAAATAGTAGAAAAGGTTTCTGTTTTAGTTAGTCGAGAAGCAAATTTTGCAGTTGCTTTTAGAGCAGGACTATTAAAAGTGACAGAACAATATCCGGTTTTTGACCCATTTGCAGAAGACTTTTCTTACCAAAATGGTAAAATTAGGCTAGCTACAGAAATACCCGTAGAAAGTTTAATTAAGGGCCTAGCAAAGGCTCTAAAATATACATTAGATGAAATGGTAGCAGTCTCGCCTAATACACAATTAAGAGAACGTATTGCAGGCGCATTACTTAGGTTAGAACAATTAAAGCAAGAAGAATTTGAAAATTTAGGAATTTCTCCTGCTTTAGCTGAAATAATAACTATAGATTAG
- the queA gene encoding tRNA preQ1(34) S-adenosylmethionine ribosyltransferase-isomerase QueA, with amino-acid sequence MHISKFDYHLPTELIAQEPASERDKSRMLVVSRSTSSFYNSSFSELPDLLTSKDCLVLNDTQVFPARLKGRRLGFSAQVEIFLVRELKKDCWEALVKPGRALKVGSEASFGNDELIAKVLEHLPNGRRVVEFFSKTSVSVDELIDRLGLTPLPPYIKRDDKETLRLDEVRYQTVYAASRGAVAAPTAGLHFTPEVLAKIQAQGVKIAKITHHVGYGTFQPVRVEEIEEHSIESEHSVISTSAAETINKTKKEGGRVVVIGTTTTRALETAANDQGEVIAGKYVTELFIYPGYKFKIVDALLTNFHLPKSSLLMLVSAFANHTLTMSAYNHAVKEKYRFYSYGDCMFLS; translated from the coding sequence ATGCACATCTCTAAATTTGATTACCATTTACCTACAGAACTAATTGCACAAGAACCTGCTAGCGAGCGCGATAAATCTCGAATGCTAGTTGTTTCACGTTCAACAAGTAGCTTTTACAATAGTAGCTTTAGTGAATTACCAGACTTATTAACTTCAAAAGATTGTTTGGTCTTAAATGATACACAAGTTTTTCCTGCTCGCTTAAAAGGCCGTCGTCTAGGATTTTCTGCTCAAGTAGAAATTTTTTTAGTTCGTGAGCTAAAAAAAGATTGCTGGGAAGCATTAGTTAAACCTGGTCGTGCCTTAAAAGTAGGCTCAGAAGCTAGTTTTGGAAATGACGAATTAATAGCTAAAGTGCTAGAGCATTTGCCTAATGGCCGACGAGTAGTAGAGTTTTTTAGTAAAACTTCAGTAAGTGTTGATGAGCTAATAGACCGTTTAGGACTAACTCCATTGCCTCCTTATATAAAGCGCGATGATAAAGAAACTTTACGCTTAGATGAGGTTCGTTATCAAACTGTTTATGCTGCTTCACGTGGTGCAGTAGCAGCACCAACAGCAGGACTACATTTTACTCCTGAAGTGCTAGCAAAAATCCAAGCTCAAGGAGTAAAAATAGCAAAAATTACTCATCATGTTGGCTATGGAACCTTTCAACCTGTTAGAGTCGAAGAAATAGAAGAACATTCTATTGAGTCAGAACACTCTGTTATTTCTACTAGTGCAGCAGAAACTATTAACAAAACTAAAAAAGAAGGTGGGCGAGTGGTTGTAATTGGTACAACTACAACGCGGGCTTTAGAAACGGCTGCTAATGATCAAGGGGAAGTTATTGCAGGAAAATATGTTACAGAACTTTTTATTTATCCTGGATATAAATTTAAGATTGTAGACGCACTGCTAACTAATTTTCATCTGCCTAAGTCTTCACTTCTTATGTTAGTATCAGCTTTTGCCAATCACACTTTAACAATGTCGGCTTATAATCACGCAGTTAAAGAAAAATATCGCTTTTATAGCTATGGCGATTGTATGTTTTTATCTTAA
- a CDS encoding tetratricopeptide repeat protein produces MELFKQATILKPDYSDAYYQLSVDYFYIDKYKEALEACNKALELKPDYVVAQYQLGLIYVKLKDKEKVKQQYELLQKLDKYLAAELKKHLK; encoded by the coding sequence GTGGAGTTATTTAAGCAAGCAACTATCTTAAAGCCTGATTACTCAGACGCTTATTATCAATTATCTGTAGATTATTTTTATATTGATAAGTACAAAGAAGCCTTAGAAGCCTGTAACAAAGCCTTAGAATTAAAGCCTGACTATGTAGTTGCACAATATCAGCTTGGGTTAATTTATGTCAAACTTAAGGATAAGGAAAAAGTAAAACAACAGTATGAACTCTTACAAAAATTAGATAAATATTTGGCGGCAGAGCTAAAAAAACATTTGAAGTAA
- a CDS encoding tetratricopeptide repeat protein, producing MNFSKSNFCRSTLQSWNLLLSRRAFEQAVPVLKKATILKPTYTSAYKTLGASYDELRMYKEASQAYEEAIKLDPKDPVIFF from the coding sequence ATCAATTTCTCTAAATCCAACTTTTGCCGAAGTACATTACAATCTTGGAACCTCTTATTATCAAGAAGGGCTTTTGAACAAGCTGTTCCTGTACTAAAAAAAGCTACTATTCTAAAACCAACTTATACATCTGCTTATAAAACTTTAGGTGCTTCTTATGATGAACTAAGAATGTACAAAGAAGCTAGCCAAGCCTATGAAGAAGCTATAAAGCTAGATCCTAAAGACCCAGTTATTTTTTTTTAG
- a CDS encoding tetratricopeptide repeat protein: MFIKRLIFLFLLMFSLSAKTNMLLAQNGTDSRIETAKQAVRNNPQDALAHNDLGMAYHLSGYYKEAIEAFKKSISLNPTFAEVHYNLGTSYYQEGLLNKLFLY, encoded by the coding sequence ATGTTTATAAAACGTTTGATATTTTTATTTTTGCTGATGTTTTCTTTATCTGCTAAAACAAATATGCTACTAGCACAAAATGGAACAGATAGCAGAATAGAAACAGCAAAACAAGCTGTTCGCAATAACCCTCAAGATGCTTTAGCACATAATGATTTAGGTATGGCTTACCATTTATCCGGCTATTACAAAGAGGCTATAGAAGCTTTTAAGAAATCAATTTCTCTAAATCCAACTTTTGCCGAAGTACATTACAATCTTGGAACCTCTTATTATCAAGAAGGGCTTTTGAACAAGCTGTTCCTGTACTAA